Below is a window of Malus domestica chromosome 13, GDT2T_hap1 DNA.
TCACCATGTGTAGTTTTCATGGTACTTGGGTTGATTCAATCGAATAATTGAAGCTTGAGCACGCTTGCTTTCTGATGGTTGACTAGGATTGCACAATGAAATTGTATCGTAGACAGATCCATACTTACCATCGTTGTAAGTTAGTCAGACACATGCAAAAGTAACTCATCAAACTCACAACGCAATTGGCCGATAAATAAATGGGAATGAATGCCGACTTTGATAGTTATTGTAATCTCTAATTTTGGCTTACAAGTAGTATAAAATAAAAGGGCAACGGCAACTTCTCATGAACAATTTTGCAGAGTCTTCGCTTCGGTTCAGATAGGAACTAATACGAGTTTACGTCCATATGTTTCGAAGAGCTGCTTTTGAGTAATCAAAATATCACTCAGCCGGTCCTCTAGTTAAAGAAAGGAAGCTAGCAGTTCTGGATGGGAACTAATGGCAGTCTGCCTCCATATGCATCTGGGAGCTGGCTCTCGTCGATATCTTTCAGCAGGGttgagttcagttttttgttttcaacaAAAAGGATCTGCAATGTTTACCATGATTTGGTTATAAACTAATGTTGAACAAACAAAAAGGATCTGCAATGTTTACCATGTTTTAACTACATTAACAATGTTAGCATCATCTTAGTCTAGTGGTACTTCTCTTCCCAACGTTGGAAGAGGTCTTCATTTCGTATCCCGACTCCCCCATTGACCGCAAGTTAAAGAAAGATGATGGCAGGGGCTGCAAAGTAGTTTACCttctttttggttttgttgtcaataaatgggtaaacCATCTTCCAAGCAGTCATGAATACATAGGGCACATGGACAAGAAATAACTTGCCAAGCCTCTCCGGGTAGCAGTCCTGCCCAAGACAACAAAGTGCAGACGCAAAGGCTAAATCACACAACTGAACAGAACGGACACGCATGCTCTGATTGCATTCGTTCACCTAATTGATAAACAAAAACTATTTAAAATCTCGTTTGATGCAACGGATCGAGGAATTTGAACCTGTAAGATCGTCAGCGCTGCTATGTATCCACGAACATCGCTATTGGTATAGCCCCATCCTTCAAGATCTGCAATGGATACAAACTTTTCCTTTCCTGCTGGCATTCTGAAAAGATAAATATAACATATTACGTATGAGTCTATGACATTGCAGATTTGCAGTTCACATCTCAACTCTTACGACGTTAACTTCACAATACAATCGTTCTGCGCTCATTCAAAGATATCGATAATCCATCAAAACCATCATACTAAAATGATTGAACCACCAAAAATCCCTTGTCATAACATAGTGTGAGTTACCTGGAACATATTTTATCAAGAGTGTATACTACAAAACCTGCAAAAGGAAATGTCGAAAACTTGAACTGAATCCATACCTCAGAATCTCATATCAAATCCAAAACATATGCAGGTCTCATAACTTATCAGAGTCCCCAAAAAAGTAGTACGTACGTTTGAGCTCTTCAGGTGTGGTCTGCTTATGCCGCCCACCATACACAACGATAATGGGGCGTCCAGTCTTGTCCACGCCTTGCATGAACAGCTTGTTCTGAGCAAGTTGGCTTGGAATCTCTGACTCCGAGATGGAGCCATTCGGCAcaaatgacttcttccaactcAGATACTTGAGGAACATGTTAGTAGCCTTCTCAATATCCAGATCACGCGCCCGAAGAAATCTCCGGATCATGAAATCATCCACATCCTGCATGCCAGCACACAAGCATTATGCAAATGTGAGAAGAATATGAACAATGTGGGCGATCTAAATACACAGAAACCAAAAGCTTCAAATTAAACACTAATTTGAGAAGGGACTCGCATAAAGTAAAAAGTTGAACTTTCATTGAGTAACCAACACTAGAGGTACTTGTTAGAATTAGTGAATGACCAAATTTAGAATCATTACAAATAGCTTGACATGAGTTCGGTCAGTTAGTCAGACTAATATGCCTACTCTTACAGCCAAATTTTAATCTTCGTCCTCGTAATTAGAGTATATTAAAATatctcataaaaaattaaaaataaaaatcatgaaaaaaaagtttcactaaaagaattataaacaaaaaagaaaggagaaaaaagcaaaaaaaggcAAGGAAGAGAGAGTGGAAGGAGCGATCcaattccaaatccaaatcccAACCTTGGAGGAGGGATCTTCTCTTTCCACAAGTGCTCT
It encodes the following:
- the LOC103452495 gene encoding sec14 cytosolic factor-like; translation: MESSSGNGKGMAEAYEEVEGEANFESDEIERNKVGIMRALVEREDPSSKDVDDFMIRRFLRARDLDIEKATNMFLKYLSWKKSFVPNGSISESEIPSQLAQNKLFMQGVDKTGRPIIVVYGGRHKQTTPEELKRFVVYTLDKICSRMPAGKEKFVSIADLEGWGYTNSDVRGYIAALTILQDCYPERLGKLFLVHVPYVFMTAWKMVYPFIDNKTKKKILFVENKKLNSTLLKDIDESQLPDAYGGRLPLVPIQNC